In the genome of Montipora foliosa isolate CH-2021 chromosome 3, ASM3666993v2, whole genome shotgun sequence, one region contains:
- the LOC137997298 gene encoding germ cell nuclear acidic protein-like, which translates to MKMISKAFIIFCSLTLLGFVCSKPLSSNDEKRSVTNDLEGELRWLDMMYRVEKEKLDKLIKNGEATNVEDATNDDDSGDGDDDDDDDDDDDDDDDAPDYRNDDSGDGDDDDDDDADDDDDDDDDAPDYRNDDSGDGDDDDDDDDDDDDDDDAPDYRNDDSGDGDDDDDDDDDDDDDDDAPDYRNDDSGDGDDDDDDDDDDDDDDDAPDYTNDDSGDGDDDDDDDDDDDDDDDAPDYRNDDSGDGDDDDDDDDDDDDDDDAPDYRNDDSGDGDDDDDDDDDDDDDDDAPDYKNDDSGDGDDDDDDDDDDDDDDDDAPDYNNDESGDDDDDDDDDDDDDDDDDDDFPDSTDYDKVKGESSENGPKAYYDNNSDSPLKNKPSSLGEILRKQRIASHFSRLAEIARKGKLSSQARDSIEDDLLDALLSEYETNGRHK; encoded by the exons ATGAAAATGATCTCGAAAGCTTTCATCATCTTTTGCTCTTTGACTCTTCTTGGGTTTGTGTGCAGCAAGCCTTTGTCGTCAAATGATG aaaaACGCTCAGTCACTAATGACCTTGAAGGGGAGCTGCGTTGGCTAGATATGATGTATCGAGTTG AAAAGGAAAAGTTGGACAAGCTGATCAAAAATGGGGAAGCCACGAATGTAGAGGATGCCACAAATGACGATGACAGCGGTGAtggcgacgacgacgacgacgacgacgacgacgatgacgacgatgatgatgctCCTGACTATAGGAATGATGACAGTGGTGATggtgatgacgacgacgacgacgacgccgatgatgacgatgatgacgatgatgatgcaCCTGACTACAGGAATGATGACAGTGGTGATggtgatgacgacgacgacgacgatgatgacgatgatgacgatgatgatgcgCCTGACTACAGGAATGATGACAGTGGTGATggtgatgacgacgacgacgacgatgatgacgatgatgacgatgatgatgcaCCTGACTACAGGAATGATGACAGTGGTGATggtgatgacgacgacgacgacgatgatgacgatgatgacgatgatgatgcaCCTGACTACACGAATGATGACAgtggtgatggtgatgatgacgacgacgacgatgatgacgatgatgacgatgatgatgcaCCTGACTACAGGAATGATGACAgtggtgatggtgatgatgatgacgacgacgacgacgatgatgacgatgatgatgatgcaccTGACTACAGGAATGATGACAgtggtgatggtgatgatgatgatgatgatgatgacgacgacgatgacgatgatgatgcaCCTGACTATAAAAATGATGACAGTGGCGatggagatgatgatgatgatgatgatgatgatgatgacgacgacgacgatgatgcgCCTGATTATAACAATGATGAAAgtggtgatgatgacgacgacgacgacgacgacgatgatgatgatgatgatgatgacgatgatttTCCGGATTCTACTGATTATGACAAAGTTAAAGGCGAGAGTAGCGAAAATGGCCCAAAGGCATATTATGACAATAATAGCGACTCTCCTCTCAAAAATAAGCCATCTTCTCTGGGTGAGATCCTTAGAAAACAACGTATCGCCTCTCATTTTTCGCGCTTAGCAGAGATAGCTCGAAAAGGAAAGCTCTCCTCACAGGCAAGGGACTCTATTGAGGATGATTTGCTAGATGCTTTGCTTTCTGAGTATGAGACAAATGGTAGACACAAGTAA